A region from the Andrena cerasifolii isolate SP2316 chromosome 9, iyAndCera1_principal, whole genome shotgun sequence genome encodes:
- the LOC143373035 gene encoding uncharacterized protein LOC143373035 isoform X2, with translation MRLSSVIELLLILLLIAFAAYGRVIERNQTEQRAIRDAANGSKQSDTGISTLSLKQAADSVNKYCTCNENICNCCRDFHIPLVQLQGPGCASLQYLQGDNLAVQLSFGDNILTSAIVNGKSPKPVCVPLPGGFTKFCGRLYSIQRDAKNHFKACLGLELQSSTELEASLRVSCFRFGPDGLKLRPAEPLPIVEQEAADDDDDDDFFGLGSDDDDDDDETDEDAPLANSVPNSSAEEDEDEDDDEDVLGFGALLDIITGEDEPTTKKPKVTTAAPLLQFTIPLLTKPTSVSPLEPYEASTAGNSVDDGSEEDEYNQSSSVEDDGSTENDANDFTATDTTANEAEEIATEASNKIALYAKPPKAPAKKLTVPEASKKKPSITSTSINAIENDTNKKKKPLRKPVKVEDEDVDDLLGDDDLDDDDDEDEELLDDDDDERDEVEEDDDDEKDHEGNEDDDEKAEEIEDLDDDDDDEEDAMISALVYDEKEGGKKRKVKKNHQTSDEDDDSDYGLGLPGLLARSRHSRNGRQSKVMRL, from the exons ATGCGGCTGTCGTCAGTCATCGAGCTGTTGCTGATTCTGCTTCTGATCGCGTTCGCCGCTTATGGCAGAGTGATCG AACGCAATCAGACAGAGCAACGAGCAATTAGGGATGCTGCGAACGGTTCCAAGCAAAGCGACACTGGGATATCGACGTTATCTCTGAAACAAGCGGCTGACAGCGTCAACAAGTACTGCACCTGCAACGAGAACATATGCAACTGCTGCAGGGACTTCCACATACCGTTGGTGCAGCTGCAGGGACCAG GATGCGCGTCCCTGCAATACCTGCAAGGTGACAATTTGGCGGTGCAGCTCAGCTTCGGCGACAACATTCTGACCAGCGCGATCGTGAACG gAAAAAGCCCGAAGCCAGTGTGCGTCCCATTGCCGGGAGGGTTCACCAAATTCTGTGGCAGGCTTTACTCCATTCAACGCGATGCGAAGAATCACTTCAAAGCCTGTCTAGGGCTCGAGCTGCAGTCCTCCACCGAGCTCGAAGCCAGTTTGCGCGTCAGCTGTTTCAG ATTTGGACCCGACGGTCTGAAGCTGCGTCCAGCAGAGCCACTGCCAATCGTCGAACAGGAAGCCgcggatgacgacgacgacgatgacttCTTCGGCTTGGGCtccgacgatgacgacgacgacgacgaaaccGATGAGGACGCACCGCTAGCCAACTCGGTACCGAATTCTTCAGCCgaggaggacgaagacgaggacgacgacgaggatgtcCTTGGATTTGGAGCCCTCCTGGACATCATCACGGGCGAAGACGAGCCCACCACGAAGAAGCCAAAGGTCACCACTGCTGCGCCTCTTCTGCAGTTCACGATCCCGCTTCTGACGAAGCCGACGTCCGTGTCGCCCCTGGAACCCTACGAAGCATCTACCGCTGGGAACAGCGTGGATGATGGTAGCGAGGAAGACGAGTATAATCAATCTTCTAGCGTCGAGGATGATGGTAGCACCGAAAACGATGCTAATGACTTCACCGCCACAGATACAACCGCCAACGAGGCCGAGGAGATCGCCACCGAGGCTTCTAATAAAATAGCCCTGTACGCGAAGCCTCCCAAAGCGCCTGCGAAGAAGCTAACCGTGCCAGAAGCGAGCAAGAAGAAGCCCAGCATCACGAGCACCAGCATCAACGCGATCGAGAACGATacgaataagaagaagaagcctTTGAGGAAGCCGGTGAAGGTGGAGGATGAAGATGTCGACGATCTCCTAGGGGATGATGACttggacgatgacgacgacgaggatgaagAGCTTctggacgacgacgatgacgagagGGATGAGGTCGAagaagatgatgatgatgagAAAGACCACGAGGGtaacgaggatgacgacgagaAGGCTGAGGAAATCGAGGACCTGGATGACGATgatgacgacgaagaggacgctaTGATCAGTGCCCTCGTGTACGACGAGAAAGAGGGTGGGAAGAAGCGCAAAGTGAAGAAGAATCATCAGACCAGTGACGAGGACGATGACTCGGATTACGGACTGGGCCTTCCGGGACTTTTAGCGAGGAGCAGGCATTCGAGGAACGGTCGTCAGAGCAAAGTTATGAGGCTCTGA
- the LOC143373039 gene encoding uncharacterized protein LOC143373039: MPVRSTILLLLTTVVVVSSAGFLETLLSWDLPEAVGRSTSTPQSQCLCQTTNCLCCVDLNLTATIDLGGPACINIKQTEQNVSLNLSYGDNPVHNATIKIADAANKPTCMNLLSDLAQICAKFTSIKHSVAGYDGCIVIEPALLGTPQATYHMGCFNFNQVVRQVEVSAITETTEAAEGSEEEEDSLNTEELIAAVTASAEQGIALFSQWLGLNLNPKLNLTGKSNNQEANQRPMASTTSRSARTHWDQEEKNDERFKQLLSAQDNILKGSAMIGRSIGAETTFVYSKPLGLSAEKSSDEKRVGEVEVAPHLATVPKESRRGGRAYNIHQHVNEI; this comes from the exons ATGCCTGTGAGGTCCACGATCCTGCTGCTGCTGACCACCGTCGTCGTGGTGTCTTCGGCTGGATTTCTCG AGACTCTGCTCTCCTGGGATCTGCCGGAAGCCGTGGGGAGATCGACGTCTACGCCCCAGTCGCAATGCCTCTGCCAGACTACCAACTGTTTGTGCTGCGTCGACCTGAATCTGACGGCGACGATCGACTTGGGTGGTCCGGCCTGCATCAACATCAAGCAGACCGAGCAGAACGTGTCGTTGAACTTGAGCTACGGCGACAATCCCGTGCACAACGCTACCATTAAAATTG CTGACGCGGCCAACAAACCTACGTGCATGAACCTGCTATCCGATCTCGCTCAGATATGCGCGAAATTCACGTCGATCAAGCACAGCGTTGCTGGCTACGACGGCTGCATAGTGATCGAGCCCGCATTGCTGGGTACACCGCAAGCCACCTACCACATGGGATGCTTCAATTTCAATCAAGTGGTGCGGCAAGTCGAAGTCTCTGC AATCACGGAGACGACGGAGGCCGCGGAGGGCtcggaagaggaagaggattcCTTGAACACCGAGGAGCTGATAGCGGCTGTGACCGCCAGCGCTGAGCAAGGCATAGCTCTGTTCTCCCAGTGGCTGGGTCTGAACCTGAATCCAAAGTTGAACCTGACCGGCAAGAGCAACAACCAGGAGGCCAATCAGCGGCCAATGGCGTCCACGACGTCTAGGTCGGCTAGGACCCACTGGGACCAGGAGGAGAAGAACGACGAGCGATTCAAGCAATTGCTGAGCGCGCAGGACAACATACTGAAGGGCTCGGCGATGATTGGCCGATCGATCGGGGCCGAGACGACGTTCGTTTACTCGAAACCCCTCGGGCTATCGGCAGAGAAAAGTTCGGATGAAAAGAGGGTAGGCGAGGTGGAGGTCGCCCCGCACCTGGCCACGGTGCCAAAGGAGTCCAGGCGGGGTGGCAGGGCGTACAATATTCACCAGCACGTCAACGAGATCTGA
- the LOC143373035 gene encoding uncharacterized protein LOC143373035 isoform X1 has translation MVHIEQSPQEMFIAIVNRLRFRKTGRMRLSSVIELLLILLLIAFAAYGRVIERNQTEQRAIRDAANGSKQSDTGISTLSLKQAADSVNKYCTCNENICNCCRDFHIPLVQLQGPGCASLQYLQGDNLAVQLSFGDNILTSAIVNGKSPKPVCVPLPGGFTKFCGRLYSIQRDAKNHFKACLGLELQSSTELEASLRVSCFRFGPDGLKLRPAEPLPIVEQEAADDDDDDDFFGLGSDDDDDDDETDEDAPLANSVPNSSAEEDEDEDDDEDVLGFGALLDIITGEDEPTTKKPKVTTAAPLLQFTIPLLTKPTSVSPLEPYEASTAGNSVDDGSEEDEYNQSSSVEDDGSTENDANDFTATDTTANEAEEIATEASNKIALYAKPPKAPAKKLTVPEASKKKPSITSTSINAIENDTNKKKKPLRKPVKVEDEDVDDLLGDDDLDDDDDEDEELLDDDDDERDEVEEDDDDEKDHEGNEDDDEKAEEIEDLDDDDDDEEDAMISALVYDEKEGGKKRKVKKNHQTSDEDDDSDYGLGLPGLLARSRHSRNGRQSKVMRL, from the exons ATGGTGCATATAGAGCAGAGCCCGCAGGAGATGTTCATCGCGATAGTAAACCGTTTGCGTTTCAGAAAGACCGGCAGGATGCGGCTGTCGTCAGTCATCGAGCTGTTGCTGATTCTGCTTCTGATCGCGTTCGCCGCTTATGGCAGAGTGATCG AACGCAATCAGACAGAGCAACGAGCAATTAGGGATGCTGCGAACGGTTCCAAGCAAAGCGACACTGGGATATCGACGTTATCTCTGAAACAAGCGGCTGACAGCGTCAACAAGTACTGCACCTGCAACGAGAACATATGCAACTGCTGCAGGGACTTCCACATACCGTTGGTGCAGCTGCAGGGACCAG GATGCGCGTCCCTGCAATACCTGCAAGGTGACAATTTGGCGGTGCAGCTCAGCTTCGGCGACAACATTCTGACCAGCGCGATCGTGAACG gAAAAAGCCCGAAGCCAGTGTGCGTCCCATTGCCGGGAGGGTTCACCAAATTCTGTGGCAGGCTTTACTCCATTCAACGCGATGCGAAGAATCACTTCAAAGCCTGTCTAGGGCTCGAGCTGCAGTCCTCCACCGAGCTCGAAGCCAGTTTGCGCGTCAGCTGTTTCAG ATTTGGACCCGACGGTCTGAAGCTGCGTCCAGCAGAGCCACTGCCAATCGTCGAACAGGAAGCCgcggatgacgacgacgacgatgacttCTTCGGCTTGGGCtccgacgatgacgacgacgacgacgaaaccGATGAGGACGCACCGCTAGCCAACTCGGTACCGAATTCTTCAGCCgaggaggacgaagacgaggacgacgacgaggatgtcCTTGGATTTGGAGCCCTCCTGGACATCATCACGGGCGAAGACGAGCCCACCACGAAGAAGCCAAAGGTCACCACTGCTGCGCCTCTTCTGCAGTTCACGATCCCGCTTCTGACGAAGCCGACGTCCGTGTCGCCCCTGGAACCCTACGAAGCATCTACCGCTGGGAACAGCGTGGATGATGGTAGCGAGGAAGACGAGTATAATCAATCTTCTAGCGTCGAGGATGATGGTAGCACCGAAAACGATGCTAATGACTTCACCGCCACAGATACAACCGCCAACGAGGCCGAGGAGATCGCCACCGAGGCTTCTAATAAAATAGCCCTGTACGCGAAGCCTCCCAAAGCGCCTGCGAAGAAGCTAACCGTGCCAGAAGCGAGCAAGAAGAAGCCCAGCATCACGAGCACCAGCATCAACGCGATCGAGAACGATacgaataagaagaagaagcctTTGAGGAAGCCGGTGAAGGTGGAGGATGAAGATGTCGACGATCTCCTAGGGGATGATGACttggacgatgacgacgacgaggatgaagAGCTTctggacgacgacgatgacgagagGGATGAGGTCGAagaagatgatgatgatgagAAAGACCACGAGGGtaacgaggatgacgacgagaAGGCTGAGGAAATCGAGGACCTGGATGACGATgatgacgacgaagaggacgctaTGATCAGTGCCCTCGTGTACGACGAGAAAGAGGGTGGGAAGAAGCGCAAAGTGAAGAAGAATCATCAGACCAGTGACGAGGACGATGACTCGGATTACGGACTGGGCCTTCCGGGACTTTTAGCGAGGAGCAGGCATTCGAGGAACGGTCGTCAGAGCAAAGTTATGAGGCTCTGA